The genomic interval GCCGCGCCGAGCCGTCGCCCATCACCAGGAGTCCGACGCGGTCGTTGCCGGAAGCAATCTCCCGGCCAAGGCGGAAGCACTCGTCGGGTGTTGCGGAGGTCGGTACTGCGAGGTAGGTGCGCGGCAGTCCAGCCGCCTTCGACTGCTCCAGCAGCCAACCGCCGACCGCCAAGGACAGCGGGAGAACGAGGTCGCCGGAGCCGATCCGCACGCCGGGCGCTCCATACGGAGCAAACGAGCCGCCTGCGGAGGCGGCGTAGGTGGAGGCAGCCGTGGATGTTGAGCCGAGGACCAGGATTGTGGAGGCGGTGGCGAGGGTGTCGGTTGCGGCTAGGCAGGCGGCGCGGAGGGGGTCGAGTTCGGGGGATGCGCCGGAAGCGACCTCAGGGATGAGGAGTGGTGGGTGAGGGCAGACCGCGGTGGCGACAACTGGCACGGGTTATGCCTCTCGGGTGTAGCGGAAGAAGAGGTAGTCGTCAGTGGCGGTGAGGGTTGATCGGAGCTTCATCTGGCGGGTGAGGGTGGTTGGGGGGCCAGCTGTGATGCGGCCCGAGCCGGGGCCCGCGAGGAGTGGGGCCAGCGCCAGGCACAGCTCGTCGACCAGGTCCGCCTCGGTGAGCGAACCGAGCAGATGCGGCCCGCCCTCGCACAGGATCTGCGGCAGCTCGCGCGCGGCCAGCTCATCGACCAGCGCCTGCAGGTCAACCTCGGCCGCGCCCACGACGATCAGATCCGCGACCTCCGCCAGCGCCTCCCGGCGGTCTGCCGGCGACGCTTCGTGGGTCACGACGATCGGCCGCACTGCGGACCGGAAGACCGGGTTCACCGGGCTCAGCTCGAGTCGCGACGACACGATCGCCAACGTCGGGTTCTCCGCCAGGCCCGCCGACGTACGCCACTCCCGCGCCGCCTTCGACAACCGGAGCGGGTTGTACCCCTCGTCGCGGACAGTGCCCGCACCGACCAGCACCACGTCCGCCAGCCGCCGCGCCATGCTGAACACGCGACTGTCGGAGTCGCTCGACAAGGCCTTCGACTGCCCGTCGATCTCGACCGCGCCGTCCAGGCTGCTGACGAAGTTCGCCCGCAGGTGCCGCGCCGACCGGTCCTCGACCTGGTAGACGGCGATCAGTTCCTCGTCGGAGAGGTCGTCAACTCGGTCCATCAGGCCAGGCTCCTTCGCGTTCCGGCGGGCTGCGCGGTGCCACGCAGTACGGCGATGAAGTCGAGCGCCTGGCGAGCAGCCGGTACGTCGTGCACGCGGAAGACCCGTGCACCGAGCCAGGCCGAGACACTCAAGGCGGCCAGCGTCCCGTTCCCGCGCTGCCCCGGCGGCAGCTCCAGCGTCTCGCCGATGAAGTCCTTGTTCGAGACCGCGACCAGCACCGGCCAGCCGGTGGCGGCCAGCTCGTCGAGGCGGCGGGTCAGCTCCAGCGACTGCAGCGTGTTCTTGCCGAAGTCGTGCGTCGGGTCGATCAAGATCCCGTCCGGCCGCACTCCGGCCGCCAGCGCGCGGTCCGCGAGCGCGGTCGTCGTACGGATCACGTCGGCCACCACGTCGTCGTACGCCATCCGGTGTGGGTCCGTGCGCGGCGAGAGGCCGCCGACGTGGCTGCAGACGAGGCCCGCTCCGGCTTCGGCGGCGGCGTACACGAGGTCGGGGTCGGCGCCTGCCCAGGTGTCGTTGAGGAGGTCCGCGCCGGCCTCGGCGACCCGGCGCGCGACCCCGCTACGGTACGTGTCCACGCTGATCACCAGCGACGGATGGCGGGCCCGGATACCGGCCACGAAATCGACGGTCCGGCGGAGCTCCTCGTCCTCGCTGACCGGTTCGCCGTACCCGGCCTTGACCCCACCGATGTCGACCAGGTCGGCACCGTCGGCGACCGCCTGGTCGATGGCCGCGTACGCCGCGTCGGTGGCGTACGTCGCGCCGCGGTCGAAGAACGAGTCCGGCGTCCGGTTGACGATCGCCATCAGGGCGAACTCCCCCACCCCGAACGACCGGTCGCCCAGCCGGAGTACCCCGTCGCGCTCTGCCACGGGTCCGACTCTACGGGGCGGACGCCAGCGCACGCACAACCGGCCATCTGGGCCCACCAGCCCGCCGAAAAGCCTGGTTGTGCCTGCATGCAGGACCAAGCAGGCAGTACCACGCTCCCCCCATATCCTATAGGATTCACCTCGACAGTCCCGCCCACCGCTGCAGATCGGGTCCTCGATGCCACGATTCACCGAGTTCGAGACGTACGACGTCCGCTTCCCCACGTCGCTGGACCTGGAC from Kribbella sp. NBC_00709 carries:
- the folP gene encoding dihydropteroate synthase; protein product: MAIVNRTPDSFFDRGATYATDAAYAAIDQAVADGADLVDIGGVKAGYGEPVSEDEELRRTVDFVAGIRARHPSLVISVDTYRSGVARRVAEAGADLLNDTWAGADPDLVYAAAEAGAGLVCSHVGGLSPRTDPHRMAYDDVVADVIRTTTALADRALAAGVRPDGILIDPTHDFGKNTLQSLELTRRLDELAATGWPVLVAVSNKDFIGETLELPPGQRGNGTLAALSVSAWLGARVFRVHDVPAARQALDFIAVLRGTAQPAGTRRSLA
- a CDS encoding pyrimidine reductase family protein, giving the protein MDRVDDLSDEELIAVYQVEDRSARHLRANFVSSLDGAVEIDGQSKALSSDSDSRVFSMARRLADVVLVGAGTVRDEGYNPLRLSKAAREWRTSAGLAENPTLAIVSSRLELSPVNPVFRSAVRPIVVTHEASPADRREALAEVADLIVVGAAEVDLQALVDELAARELPQILCEGGPHLLGSLTEADLVDELCLALAPLLAGPGSGRITAGPPTTLTRQMKLRSTLTATDDYLFFRYTREA